One segment of Paenibacillus rhizovicinus DNA contains the following:
- a CDS encoding DoxX family protein yields the protein MAKEFEKLGLPSFFNFLTGSFEIAGSIGMIAGFWYQKAASLAGLMLGSTMLVAAFMLIVIARDPLKKALPAIVLSLLSFAIALYMI from the coding sequence ATGGCAAAGGAGTTCGAAAAGCTCGGCCTTCCGTCTTTTTTTAATTTCTTGACCGGTTCGTTCGAAATTGCAGGGTCCATTGGTATGATTGCCGGATTTTGGTACCAGAAGGCTGCCTCACTAGCTGGCTTGATGCTCGGTTCGACAATGCTGGTTGCCGCCTTCATGCTTATCGTCATTGCGAGAGATCCGCTTAAGAAGGCGCTTCCGGCAATCGTATTGAGTTTATTGTCGTTTGCCATTGCGCTATATATGATATAG
- a CDS encoding MarR family winged helix-turn-helix transcriptional regulator, which yields MDLFDLTGFLMHRTDMKLTNFFVKKLKQYEVTPEQWGIISVLDGDRAMTQKEIAEAIDRDQSTVVRMIASLEKKGIVKRLQNNDDKRSHNLFLSAKGMQLKTRLIPVVQEAHDDLTRNIEPDELAQLHETLHKLYLNVKED from the coding sequence ATGGATTTATTTGATCTAACCGGATTCTTGATGCATCGAACAGACATGAAATTAACCAATTTCTTCGTCAAGAAACTGAAACAATACGAAGTCACGCCGGAACAGTGGGGAATCATCAGCGTTCTTGACGGCGATCGAGCAATGACGCAGAAAGAAATTGCCGAAGCTATAGACAGGGATCAAAGCACGGTGGTCAGGATGATTGCGTCGCTCGAGAAGAAAGGAATCGTGAAGAGACTGCAAAACAACGACGACAAACGATCCCACAACCTGTTTCTTAGCGCGAAAGGCATGCAGCTGAAGACAAGACTCATACCCGTGGTCCAAGAAGCACATGATGATTTGACCCGGAATATCGAACCGGATGAGCTTGCGCAGCTTCACGAAACGCTTCATAAACTTTATCTGAACGTAAAGGAGGATTAG
- a CDS encoding HD domain-containing protein translates to MSMSIADIKIPDSKLAVEAAELLRDQGDELLWNHSNRVFLFAALKGNLQQVKYDSELLYISSLFHDLGLTPAYRSPDKRFEVDGANAARDFLRSRGVPEESIKLVWDAVALHTSTGIVEYKEAEAALMNFGVGYDVVGKNFDLFSEEIRRQVVEAFPRNQFKQNILHAFLEGFKHKPETTYGTINADVCELLLPGYTRPNFCNHVLHSRWEE, encoded by the coding sequence ATGTCAATGTCAATCGCGGATATCAAGATACCCGACAGCAAGCTGGCCGTTGAAGCGGCTGAGCTTTTACGCGATCAGGGCGACGAGCTGCTGTGGAACCATTCGAACCGGGTATTTCTGTTCGCGGCGCTGAAAGGCAACCTGCAGCAGGTGAAGTATGATTCGGAATTGCTGTATATCAGTTCCCTGTTTCACGATTTAGGCCTGACGCCCGCATACCGCAGTCCGGACAAGCGTTTCGAAGTCGACGGAGCGAACGCCGCCCGCGATTTTCTGAGGAGCCGCGGCGTTCCGGAAGAATCGATCAAATTGGTATGGGATGCCGTAGCCCTGCATACGTCGACCGGCATCGTCGAATATAAGGAAGCCGAAGCGGCTCTGATGAATTTTGGCGTCGGTTACGACGTCGTGGGGAAGAACTTCGATCTGTTCTCCGAAGAAATTCGCCGGCAAGTCGTAGAGGCGTTCCCGCGCAATCAGTTCAAGCAGAACATCCTGCACGCCTTCTTGGAAGGGTTCAAGCATAAACCGGAAACGACTTACGGCACGATTAACGCGGATGTCTGCGAACTGCTGCTGCCGGGCTATACGCGCCCTAACTTCTGTAACCATGTGCTTCACTCCAGATGGGAAGAGTAG
- a CDS encoding UxaA family hydrolase: MDVVYQFEEAARLPLPGDNCAVAIRQLNSGSVIQYESQSIVLDYTVMEGHRFAVKAIAPGEELLSWQLPFGVAVQPILPGHYVINETVLEALSVRKLSFALPPVPNFADQAHPYVLDEENFQPAPASPAYADTRIFMGYRRHEDRGVGTRNYVVLLGTTSQTGSYVKKLAARLQDECKNYPNIDGIVPVAHTEGGTDKPNNVDLLLRTLAGFMVNPNVGAVLLADYGNESVTNEMVEAYARKHGYTIDDVLHKFVSLADSFEEELVKGEALVREWLPTVNAMQRTPESISHLRIGLQCGGSDAFSGVSANPLLGWISEELVRYGGAASLAETDELIGAEPYVLSKVRNVETARKFLELVNRFKERTSWHGTSAEGNPSGGNMYRGLYNIYLKSIGAAMKKDPVTRIDYATEYGELMKDGGYYFMDSPGNDLESIAGQVAAGCNMIFFTTGNGSITNFPYVPTVKVVTTTRRFQLLSNDMDVNAGQYLEGKAMDELGQEVFELAIQIASGQRSVGEKAGHAQVQIWRNWQQNDTSRLETLLHAPVPAGEPIEIQGAEIQGDAAAAATANPIQFTFTRQRDRQSSDNIGLIVPTSLCAGQVAGMITKRLNEQAAGQSALSGFVALAHTEGCGTSGGPAESLFARTMLGYITHPMVEHCLLLEHGCEKTHNDYMRHQMDVHGIDASRLGYASIQLDGGIAKVSEKVEAWFADRLAAAQPAEKVAVGLEGLRIGILSDGTIGEDAGEQLAALTKMIVSAGGLVVVPENSGLLAAAAFRQHLFTASQVHVQPSIAYGEHVRSNGFHIMETPTTHWVETVTGLAATGVELVIALVGSRPMQTHPFVPMLQIASEQSMLPKHQQDIDLILSGDPASWTNQILERSKQVLEHTYTPRLHQQGNIDFQLTRGFLGVSL; the protein is encoded by the coding sequence ATGGACGTCGTTTACCAATTTGAAGAAGCAGCCAGACTTCCTCTTCCCGGGGATAACTGCGCCGTGGCGATTCGCCAATTGAACTCCGGTTCCGTCATTCAGTACGAGAGCCAATCCATCGTCTTGGATTACACGGTCATGGAAGGCCATCGATTCGCGGTCAAAGCGATCGCTCCCGGAGAGGAACTGCTTTCGTGGCAGCTGCCGTTCGGCGTGGCGGTTCAGCCGATTCTTCCCGGCCACTATGTGATCAACGAAACCGTACTGGAAGCGCTCAGCGTGCGCAAGTTGTCGTTCGCGCTGCCGCCCGTGCCTAATTTCGCGGATCAAGCCCATCCTTATGTTCTTGACGAGGAGAACTTCCAGCCGGCTCCGGCCTCGCCAGCTTATGCGGATACGCGCATCTTTATGGGGTATCGCCGCCATGAGGATCGCGGGGTCGGCACGCGCAACTACGTCGTCCTGCTTGGCACGACCTCGCAAACGGGCAGTTATGTGAAGAAGCTTGCCGCCCGCCTGCAGGACGAGTGCAAGAACTATCCGAATATCGACGGGATCGTCCCCGTCGCTCATACGGAAGGCGGCACGGACAAACCGAACAACGTGGACCTGTTGCTGCGGACGCTCGCCGGCTTTATGGTCAACCCGAACGTCGGCGCGGTATTGCTTGCCGATTATGGCAATGAATCGGTTACGAACGAGATGGTCGAAGCTTATGCGCGCAAGCACGGCTACACGATCGATGATGTCTTACATAAGTTCGTATCGCTCGCGGACAGCTTTGAAGAGGAACTGGTCAAAGGCGAAGCGTTAGTGCGGGAATGGCTGCCGACGGTCAATGCGATGCAGCGGACGCCCGAATCGATCTCCCACCTGAGAATCGGCTTGCAATGCGGCGGTTCGGACGCCTTCTCCGGCGTATCCGCTAATCCCCTGCTCGGCTGGATTTCGGAAGAATTGGTGCGTTACGGCGGCGCGGCCAGCCTGGCCGAAACCGATGAATTGATCGGCGCGGAGCCTTATGTCCTGTCGAAAGTCCGCAATGTGGAAACGGCGCGCAAATTTCTCGAGCTCGTGAATCGCTTCAAGGAGCGTACGTCTTGGCACGGCACCAGCGCGGAAGGCAATCCGTCCGGCGGTAACATGTATCGCGGCCTATATAACATCTATCTTAAATCCATCGGAGCCGCAATGAAGAAAGACCCCGTCACGCGGATCGATTATGCAACCGAGTACGGGGAGCTCATGAAGGATGGCGGCTACTACTTCATGGATAGCCCCGGCAACGATCTTGAGAGCATCGCCGGACAAGTGGCTGCTGGCTGCAACATGATCTTCTTTACGACGGGCAATGGTTCGATCACCAATTTCCCTTATGTGCCGACGGTCAAGGTGGTCACGACCACTCGCCGCTTCCAGTTACTGTCGAACGATATGGATGTCAACGCGGGGCAATATCTGGAAGGCAAAGCGATGGATGAGCTGGGGCAAGAGGTATTCGAATTGGCGATCCAAATCGCCTCCGGCCAGCGAAGCGTCGGCGAGAAAGCGGGTCATGCCCAGGTACAAATTTGGCGCAACTGGCAGCAGAACGACACGAGCCGGCTGGAGACCCTCCTCCATGCTCCCGTTCCGGCAGGAGAGCCGATTGAAATTCAAGGTGCGGAGATTCAAGGCGATGCAGCAGCGGCAGCCACGGCAAATCCGATCCAATTCACCTTTACCCGGCAGCGCGATCGGCAGTCCAGCGACAATATCGGCTTGATTGTGCCGACCAGCCTTTGCGCCGGACAGGTAGCGGGCATGATCACGAAGCGGCTGAACGAACAGGCAGCCGGGCAATCCGCCCTCTCCGGCTTCGTCGCATTGGCTCACACCGAGGGCTGCGGCACCTCCGGGGGGCCTGCCGAATCGCTCTTCGCGCGCACGATGCTCGGCTATATCACCCACCCGATGGTGGAGCATTGTTTGCTGCTGGAGCATGGCTGCGAGAAGACGCATAACGATTACATGCGCCATCAGATGGACGTGCATGGCATCGATGCGAGCCGGCTCGGCTATGCGAGCATTCAGCTCGACGGCGGAATCGCCAAGGTGAGCGAGAAAGTCGAAGCTTGGTTCGCCGATCGATTGGCGGCGGCCCAGCCTGCGGAGAAAGTGGCCGTCGGACTGGAAGGACTGCGCATCGGGATCTTAAGCGACGGTACCATTGGCGAAGATGCCGGCGAGCAGCTGGCCGCGCTGACCAAGATGATCGTCAGTGCCGGAGGCTTGGTCGTCGTTCCGGAGAATAGCGGGCTGCTGGCTGCGGCTGCATTCAGGCAACATTTATTCACGGCGTCCCAAGTTCACGTTCAGCCGTCCATCGCTTATGGCGAACATGTCCGCAGCAACGGATTCCACATTATGGAGACGCCGACAACCCATTGGGTGGAGACGGTCACCGGACTCGCGGCGACAGGGGTGGAGCTCGTGATCGCGCTGGTCGGCAGTCGTCCGATGCAGACGCATCCTTTCGTCCCGATGCTGCAAATCGCGTCCGAGCAGTCCATGCTGCCGAAGCACCAACAGGATATCGATTTGATCCTCTCGGGCGATCCGGCCTCATGGACGAATCAAATTCTCGAGCGCAGCAAGCAAGTTCTGGAACATACGTATACGCCGCGTCTCCATCAGCAAGGCAATATCGATTTCCAATTGACGAGGGGCTTCCTAGGCGTTTCGTTGTAA
- a CDS encoding aldo/keto reductase produces MSNSLLSKRPLGNTGLFVTPLCLGAAPLGDMPETFQYGTPEEQALVTLRTAFESAINFVDTAASYGLGESERRIGKAIRANGGLPEGFVLATKADRDYTTGDFSGEQIKRSVEESLERLGLDRLQYVYIHDPEHTTFENVMSPGGPLAVLQKLQNEGIIDHIGISGGPIDLLIRYVETGAFSAVETHNRYTLLNRSAEPLIDISSRMGVAVINGAPYGSGILAKGPDAYARYAYSEAPPIVLERARSFAKTCQEFNVPLAAAALQFSLRDPRITSTVVGMSKPERIAQTVELANYPIAPELWPALEAFGYDMDDPEANRFA; encoded by the coding sequence ATGTCGAACTCACTATTATCCAAACGACCGCTCGGCAATACCGGCCTATTCGTTACGCCGCTATGCCTCGGAGCCGCCCCGCTCGGGGATATGCCGGAAACCTTCCAATATGGCACGCCGGAAGAACAAGCCTTGGTCACGCTGCGCACCGCCTTTGAAAGCGCGATTAACTTCGTGGATACGGCTGCCTCTTACGGCCTAGGCGAGAGCGAACGGCGGATCGGCAAGGCCATTCGGGCGAACGGCGGATTGCCGGAGGGCTTCGTGCTGGCTACCAAAGCCGACCGCGACTACACGACCGGCGACTTCAGCGGCGAACAGATCAAGCGTTCCGTCGAAGAAAGCCTCGAGCGCTTGGGCCTTGATCGTCTGCAATACGTGTATATCCACGACCCTGAGCATACCACCTTCGAGAATGTCATGAGTCCCGGCGGACCGTTAGCCGTACTGCAGAAGCTTCAAAATGAAGGCATTATCGATCACATCGGCATTTCCGGCGGACCGATCGATTTGCTCATCCGCTATGTGGAGACGGGAGCATTCAGCGCCGTGGAAACCCACAATCGCTATACGCTGCTCAATCGGTCTGCCGAGCCATTGATCGATATCTCGAGCCGCATGGGCGTCGCGGTGATCAACGGCGCTCCTTACGGCAGCGGCATCTTGGCCAAAGGTCCGGACGCCTATGCTCGTTATGCTTACAGCGAAGCCCCGCCGATCGTATTGGAAAGAGCGCGTTCGTTTGCCAAAACATGCCAGGAATTCAACGTGCCGTTGGCTGCCGCGGCGCTTCAATTCTCGCTTCGCGACCCGCGGATTACCAGCACGGTCGTTGGCATGAGCAAGCCGGAACGGATCGCCCAAACGGTGGAACTCGCGAATTACCCGATTGCCCCTGAACTGTGGCCGGCGCTCGAAGCCTTCGGCTATGATATGGACGACCCGGAAGCGAATCGATTTGCTTAA
- a CDS encoding YybH family protein, producing the protein MKIVFERVQDVLDNYKSSVYEQDAAKFAAAYAADIHVFDCWQNWSSDGIADWSTMATEWFHGLKQEGVRLHVAFDDVATEESDKLAFVRCAVTFKACDEAGEVVRQITNRFTFGLRKEHGSWLIAHEHSSLPIDMGTGKGIFNLK; encoded by the coding sequence ATGAAAATCGTGTTTGAACGCGTTCAAGACGTGCTGGATAATTACAAGTCTTCCGTTTACGAACAAGATGCGGCGAAATTCGCGGCTGCCTACGCTGCGGACATCCATGTGTTCGATTGCTGGCAGAACTGGTCGAGCGACGGGATCGCCGATTGGAGCACAATGGCAACCGAGTGGTTTCATGGATTGAAGCAGGAAGGGGTTCGCCTGCACGTCGCGTTTGACGATGTCGCAACGGAAGAGAGTGACAAGCTCGCTTTCGTTCGCTGCGCCGTGACGTTCAAGGCTTGCGACGAAGCGGGCGAGGTCGTTCGTCAAATCACGAACCGGTTCACGTTCGGATTAAGAAAAGAGCACGGCTCCTGGCTTATCGCTCATGAACATTCCTCCTTGCCCATCGATATGGGCACGGGCAAAGGGATCTTCAACTTGAAATAA
- a CDS encoding VOC family protein, with protein MIQSIVHIALVVNDYDEAIAFYTKKLHFTLVEDTYQPEQDKRWVVVAPPGSVGTTILLARASNPEQEPFIGNQTGGRVFLFLNTDDFWRDYNEMVSKGIEFVRAPQEQAYGMVAVFKDLYGNLWDLLELNASHPIAKRIEGRG; from the coding sequence ATGATTCAGTCCATTGTTCACATCGCTTTGGTCGTAAATGATTACGATGAAGCGATAGCATTTTACACGAAGAAATTGCATTTCACATTAGTCGAAGATACCTATCAGCCAGAGCAAGATAAACGTTGGGTGGTGGTCGCTCCTCCCGGTTCTGTCGGAACTACGATTTTACTTGCCAGAGCATCGAACCCCGAACAAGAGCCGTTCATCGGCAACCAAACCGGCGGTCGGGTATTTCTGTTCCTGAACACCGACGACTTCTGGCGAGATTATAACGAAATGGTCTCCAAGGGGATCGAATTCGTTAGAGCACCGCAAGAACAAGCATACGGAATGGTTGCCGTATTTAAAGATTTGTACGGGAATTTGTGGGATTTGTTGGAATTGAATGCGAGTCATCCGATTGCCAAACGAATAGAGGGGCGGGGCTAG
- a CDS encoding phosphotransferase family protein — protein sequence MLEALVKQAARIAGDYLKEQVVASYPITGKGISNQVCVVETELHKVVVRMNDKDAFSSYGKEKWCMEQAAAVGVRGPEVLSIGIDDETAYMIQAFVEGDNGADSTIPKTLIWRKLGEYAKLIHSIQVKGYGENLIDPIHGEFQSPPHAGSDGSWLGYVQHNINKLTERDRLIELGVLTLMESQSIKQRFENIKRAPFRFGLNHGDISLKNTIVDEANQVILLDWNAAVSVVPHATVAQLMHYRILGLEESANDEEFKAFIDGYGISDRDISDVMDFLLLKAFDNLRWAIDRRPDLIEPFAAFAKQVVNLVLAPQTSQG from the coding sequence ATGCTAGAGGCTTTGGTCAAACAAGCTGCAAGAATTGCAGGCGATTATCTGAAGGAACAAGTAGTAGCTTCCTATCCGATTACGGGAAAAGGCATATCCAATCAGGTGTGCGTCGTTGAAACTGAGCTGCATAAAGTTGTTGTCCGCATGAACGATAAAGATGCATTTTCAAGCTACGGCAAAGAAAAATGGTGTATGGAGCAAGCAGCTGCAGTCGGCGTTCGGGGACCTGAGGTGTTGTCCATTGGGATCGACGATGAAACCGCATATATGATTCAAGCCTTTGTCGAGGGAGACAACGGGGCAGACAGTACGATACCCAAGACTTTGATTTGGAGGAAGCTGGGCGAATATGCCAAGCTCATTCATTCTATTCAAGTGAAAGGGTATGGCGAAAATTTGATTGATCCCATCCATGGCGAGTTTCAGTCGCCGCCCCATGCCGGGTCAGACGGAAGCTGGCTAGGATATGTGCAGCATAATATTAATAAATTGACCGAACGGGATCGCTTGATCGAGCTTGGAGTACTCACTCTGATGGAATCGCAGAGCATAAAGCAACGATTTGAAAACATCAAGCGCGCTCCGTTCCGGTTCGGCTTGAACCATGGAGACATTTCTTTAAAGAATACGATCGTCGATGAGGCAAACCAGGTGATATTGCTGGATTGGAATGCGGCGGTAAGCGTGGTACCGCATGCAACTGTTGCGCAATTGATGCATTACCGGATCCTGGGGCTGGAAGAAAGTGCGAATGATGAGGAATTCAAAGCGTTTATAGACGGCTATGGGATAAGCGACAGAGACATTTCCGATGTCATGGATTTTCTGTTGTTGAAGGCTTTCGATAACCTCAGATGGGCAATAGACCGAAGGCCTGATCTGATTGAACCCTTTGCCGCTTTCGCGAAACAAGTAGTCAACCTAGTTCTTGCGCCTCAAACTAGCCAAGGGTGA
- a CDS encoding helix-turn-helix transcriptional regulator, with protein sequence MVQSANERLRELARFLQTRRARITPEQAGLPNEGRRRTPGLRRGEVAQLTGISVDWYTWLEQARDIQVSAQVLESIVRVLRLDSNERKHLYLLALQQLPADPTPDESSISPKLQDFLDRQGTSPAIVTDQRMNIVAWNKIASLIYGNYERMPARERNAVWQTFTSPYIRRLLKGNWENHARHRLAQFRANYGNFAGHPWWMAFIDELNRASEAFRTWWPQHDVLSGPEGQKINDHPSAGIIVFDQISFLVSDAPHLTVTINLCSTEEDTSSKLAKLLDGPAAL encoded by the coding sequence ATGGTTCAATCGGCCAATGAGCGGCTGCGGGAGCTGGCACGGTTTTTGCAGACGCGGCGTGCGCGTATAACGCCCGAGCAAGCCGGGTTGCCTAACGAAGGCCGGCGGCGAACGCCAGGACTCCGGCGCGGGGAAGTGGCGCAGCTCACGGGGATCAGCGTAGACTGGTATACATGGCTGGAGCAAGCGCGGGACATTCAGGTATCCGCTCAAGTGCTGGAGAGTATCGTGCGGGTGCTCCGGCTGGATTCGAATGAGCGGAAACATTTATATTTGCTGGCCCTGCAGCAGCTGCCTGCCGATCCGACTCCGGACGAAAGCAGCATTAGCCCGAAACTGCAGGACTTTCTAGACCGGCAGGGGACGAGCCCGGCAATCGTCACGGATCAGCGCATGAATATCGTTGCATGGAACAAGATCGCAAGCCTGATTTACGGGAATTATGAGCGGATGCCGGCGCGCGAGCGCAACGCCGTGTGGCAGACGTTCACGTCGCCGTATATCCGGCGATTGCTCAAGGGAAATTGGGAGAATCATGCCCGGCATCGGCTGGCCCAGTTTCGTGCAAACTACGGGAATTTCGCGGGTCATCCATGGTGGATGGCGTTTATTGACGAGTTGAACCGGGCAAGCGAGGCATTCAGGACATGGTGGCCGCAGCATGATGTTCTGAGCGGTCCGGAAGGACAGAAAATCAATGATCATCCGTCGGCGGGGATAATCGTATTCGATCAAATTTCATTTCTAGTATCGGATGCTCCCCATCTTACGGTCACGATCAATTTATGTTCAACCGAAGAGGATACGTCGTCCAAGCTTGCTAAGCTGCTCGATGGCCCGGCGGCCTTATGA
- a CDS encoding MFS transporter, with product MVEKTMQMQSNSSSKRGHALILLGLSLGYFMVLLDMTVVSVALPAIRADLGGGISGLQWVVNAYTIVFAGLLLSMGAMADKLGAKRVYLAGLALFLAASAVSAVVPSLAALIAMRAILGVGGAALLPSSLALFAHAFPVPSQRARALGIWAAVTGVAMAAGPLVGGLLVDSLGWRSIFALNVPLGIISLVMTSAYVNESTRKPLQGFDLAGQITAIAAIAALSFALMEGETFGWDSALIIGAFSLALLCAVSFLWAEATGKTPLLPLRIFRHATVSAGMLAGMTINVGLSGILFLLPLYFQQVRGLSAHLAGLALLPMMIPMAFNPIFTGRIAARIGARIPMTIGFSLGAIGTLLLAGLEGNSNDVLLLTGLLLIGFGISFAIPALMAAVISSVPQEQAGAASGALNASRQLGATLGVAILGTILREHESFIAGMQLALVVITVALFGGSLLSFAFIGRAKK from the coding sequence ATGGTGGAAAAGACGATGCAAATGCAGTCCAACAGTTCTAGCAAGCGGGGCCACGCGTTAATCTTACTCGGACTTTCGCTCGGATATTTCATGGTGCTTCTCGATATGACCGTGGTAAGCGTCGCATTGCCTGCGATTCGCGCGGATTTGGGCGGCGGGATTTCCGGTCTGCAATGGGTGGTCAACGCTTATACGATCGTTTTCGCAGGCTTGCTGCTGTCGATGGGCGCGATGGCCGACAAGTTGGGGGCCAAACGGGTTTATCTTGCCGGTCTGGCATTATTTCTTGCCGCATCGGCCGTTTCGGCAGTTGTTCCGTCGCTCGCAGCCCTCATCGCCATGCGGGCGATACTTGGCGTAGGCGGCGCAGCCCTGCTGCCATCGTCGCTCGCTCTCTTCGCCCATGCTTTCCCGGTACCGTCCCAACGCGCTCGTGCGCTTGGCATATGGGCGGCGGTTACGGGAGTTGCGATGGCTGCGGGACCGCTCGTCGGCGGGCTCTTGGTCGATTCCCTCGGTTGGCGCAGTATTTTCGCGCTTAACGTACCGCTTGGCATCATTAGTTTGGTCATGACTTCGGCGTACGTCAATGAGTCCACACGCAAGCCGCTGCAAGGCTTCGACCTTGCTGGCCAAATCACGGCCATTGCAGCCATTGCGGCATTGTCCTTCGCCCTCATGGAAGGGGAAACATTCGGATGGGACTCCGCGCTTATAATAGGGGCGTTTAGTCTGGCGCTGCTCTGTGCCGTCTCATTCTTATGGGCGGAAGCGACAGGCAAGACGCCGCTGCTTCCGCTGCGAATATTCAGGCATGCCACCGTATCGGCAGGCATGCTTGCCGGGATGACGATTAACGTCGGGTTGTCGGGTATTCTGTTCCTGCTGCCATTATACTTTCAACAGGTACGCGGGTTATCGGCCCATCTAGCCGGACTCGCGCTCCTGCCCATGATGATTCCGATGGCATTCAATCCGATCTTCACCGGTCGCATCGCAGCACGAATCGGAGCAAGGATACCGATGACGATCGGGTTTAGCCTTGGGGCTATAGGTACGCTGCTGCTAGCAGGCTTGGAAGGGAATTCGAATGATGTACTTCTACTGACCGGTTTGCTGCTGATCGGTTTCGGAATCTCCTTTGCGATTCCGGCGTTGATGGCAGCCGTTATCTCCTCCGTCCCGCAGGAACAGGCCGGCGCCGCTTCAGGCGCGCTGAATGCAAGCCGGCAGCTTGGCGCGACGCTTGGCGTTGCCATTCTCGGCACGATTCTGCGCGAACACGAATCTTTTATTGCCGGCATGCAGCTGGCGCTCGTGGTTATAACCGTTGCTTTGTTCGGCGGCAGCCTGCTCTCGTTCGCATTTATTGGCCGCGCGAAGAAATAG
- a CDS encoding AI-2E family transporter — protein sequence MPQGKWFRIGYGIIVVLLIAYLASKVNFIFYPISKVIAALFVPLLISGMFYYLFRPFVRVLSNKLPKAIAILFVYLGALGVCYLFFWMIWPPIRTQSINLVDNFPQIVDSVRSWLESVQQHEWLKEIGQKDALSSENLTNKLTGSLDEVLNSVIGSVRNIFNLMMNFFFLLGLVPFMIYYLLSEGDKFPGHVLRILPDRYHREVSGALKEIDASIGSFILSKVLTSMLIGVLTFIGYLLIHMPYPLLLGLIAAVTNFIPYIGPLIAFIPTAVVALTVSPMTVLLVGVVLVVSNQIEANLIGPRIIGKQMNVHPFTVMLLVIGASAIIGPFGMIIVVPVYAIIKIIAIRTYDYLKHNRIPPKDPLAEVNKRLE from the coding sequence ATGCCGCAAGGCAAGTGGTTTCGCATTGGTTACGGCATCATCGTCGTCTTATTGATCGCGTATTTGGCGTCGAAGGTCAACTTCATCTTCTACCCCATCAGCAAGGTAATAGCCGCATTGTTCGTGCCGCTGCTGATCTCGGGCATGTTCTACTATCTATTCCGGCCGTTCGTGAGGGTACTCTCGAACAAGCTGCCGAAGGCGATCGCCATCCTGTTCGTCTACCTTGGCGCGCTCGGCGTCTGTTACTTGTTCTTCTGGATGATCTGGCCCCCGATCCGAACCCAGTCCATTAACTTAGTGGACAACTTTCCGCAAATTGTCGACTCCGTTCGAAGCTGGCTCGAGTCCGTGCAGCAGCACGAGTGGCTCAAGGAGATCGGGCAGAAGGACGCGCTGTCCTCGGAGAATCTGACGAACAAGCTGACCGGATCGCTGGATGAGGTGCTCAATTCCGTAATCGGCAGCGTGCGCAATATTTTTAATCTGATGATGAATTTCTTCTTCCTGCTCGGTCTCGTTCCGTTCATGATCTATTATTTGCTGAGCGAGGGAGATAAGTTTCCCGGCCATGTCCTGCGAATTCTGCCGGACCGGTATCATCGCGAGGTAAGCGGGGCGCTCAAGGAGATCGATGCGTCGATCGGCTCGTTCATCCTGAGCAAAGTGCTGACGTCTATGCTGATCGGCGTGCTGACTTTCATCGGATACCTGTTGATACATATGCCTTATCCGCTGTTGCTCGGTTTGATCGCCGCCGTCACGAACTTCATTCCGTACATCGGACCGTTGATCGCCTTCATTCCGACGGCCGTCGTGGCGCTTACCGTCTCTCCTATGACGGTGCTGCTGGTCGGCGTCGTGCTCGTCGTCTCGAACCAGATCGAAGCGAACCTGATCGGCCCGCGCATCATCGGCAAGCAAATGAACGTTCATCCGTTCACCGTCATGCTGCTCGTCATTGGCGCGAGCGCGATTATCGGCCCTTTCGGGATGATCATTGTCGTTCCCGTCTATGCGATCATCAAGATCATCGCGATCCGGACGTATGATTACCTGAAGCACAACCGCATACCGCCGAAGGACCCGCTTGCGGAGGTCAACAAACGTCTCGAGTAG
- a CDS encoding cold-shock protein: METGTVKWFNAEKGFGFIQRENGDDVFVHFSAIQGDGYKSLDEGQRVEFNVVKGQRGPQAENVVKL; this comes from the coding sequence ATGGAAACAGGTACAGTGAAATGGTTTAATGCGGAAAAAGGATTCGGCTTCATTCAAAGGGAAAACGGCGATGACGTATTCGTTCATTTTTCTGCCATCCAAGGAGATGGGTACAAATCATTGGACGAAGGTCAACGCGTTGAATTTAATGTTGTGAAGGGCCAACGCGGTCCTCAAGCAGAGAATGTCGTAAAACTGTAA